A window from Erythrolamprus reginae isolate rEryReg1 chromosome 9, rEryReg1.hap1, whole genome shotgun sequence encodes these proteins:
- the LOC139171893 gene encoding C-signal-like, which translates to MAQPVDFCVFSVLVTGSNQGIGLGLVKRFLELPSPPKWVFATTMDLEGGNNKELRDLVCKYPNLVVLQLDITKLESIQAALNEVQKCVGEGGLTILCNNAGTWAFNDLQTENAKDMMRVYSVDVIGTLQMSQAFFPLLKKAARRNPCQGLSAGKAAVINISSNGGSIELVAYWEQYKLIGYRCAKAALNMLTKCQSLEYPAHGIMSIAIHPGSVQTNDNPDPEISVEESTQGIMTVLSKLCEEDNGTFVDWLGRPIPW; encoded by the exons ATGGCACAGCCAGTTGATTTCTGCGTTTTCAGCGTCCTGGTGACGGGATCCAATCAGGGGATCGGTCTGGGTCTGGTGAAGAGGTTCCTGGAGCTGCCTTCTCCACCCAAATGGGTCTTTGCTACAACAATGGACCTGGAAGGAGGAAACAACAAG GAACTAAGAGACCTGGTTTGCAAATATCCAAATTTGGTGGTGTTGCAATTAG ATATCACTAAACTTGAAAGCATCCAGGCTGCTCTGAACGAAGTGCAGAAATGTGTTGGAGAAGGTGGACTGACCATCCTATGCAACAATGCTGGCACTTGGGCCTTCAACGATCTGCAAACCGAAAATGCCAAGGATATGATGCGAGTTTACTCTGTCGACGTGATTGGAACATTGCAAATGAGTCAG GCATTCTTCCCCCTGCTGAAGAAGGCAGCCCGGAGGAACCCATGTCAAGGGCTGAGTGCTGGCAAGGCAGCTGTTATTAACATATCCAGCAATGGAGGCTCAATTGAACTTGTGGCTTATTGGGAGCAATATAAGCTTATTGGATACCGCTGTGCTAAG GCTGCTTTAAACATGCTCACCAAGTGCCAATCTCTCGAGTATCCGGCACATGGAATTATGAGCATTGCCATCCATCCTGGCTCAGTTCAAACTAACGACAATCCAGAT CCGGAAATCAGTGTGGAAGAGAGCACACAAGGCATCATGACTGTGCTGTCCAAGCTTTGTGAAGAAGACAACGGGACCTTTGTGGATTGGTTGGGTCGCCCAATTCCCTGGTGA